The window tatgaattttcttttagtaatttgtatagcattgtgtagttgaaaaattgctgaacattgactgtgaaagtAACACGTTTACCTGAATCTGTCGATTCAATGTATTAGTTGTGATTAATTACCTGGAATTTGTAgtagacgctcgggtgtagatcaattcttgtttgggtgtattttagctagaagtgtgggtgtatctacactttactggttttttttgttattttaattgactTGTTGTTGTTTAGGTGTATTatattagacatgattgggtgtgtttttagtttttgagatggtgtattctgcagcctgtgtatttacagtttatggctttaaaagtcattctgtagttgagttgttgcAGTTCGGGTGTATCGtattagacatgattgggtgtatttgaatcatatctatgggtgtattcacagttctgacacggtgtattttgcagcctctctcggttgttgatgacgagTTTGTTTCAAAggtcggaatgacctttaccacccttgaagatgctggaaaattttacaggaactacgccaaggctgcaggtttctctacaagagttcggtgcacaaataggaagggaaacgagattaagaaccaactgattacatgtagcagagagggaaaatggaaatctaaaatatctccgaccgagaagaccaatccgacagccggtctaaactgtcctgcaagaatttatatacacacattgaaggatgtcggtgcttggatcatttcaaaggttgtgctggatcattcacacccctgctgtccaagcaaagcagagatgctcaaatagcacagggaactaagcatgtccattcgtcgtacgataTAGAACaacgaggaggccggtatcagaccaagcaaaacctaccaatcatttgttgctgctgccgggggtcaccgcgagttaaattttatcgaaaaggacgtgaggaattacattaccagggaagtgtggaatgtttccgaacaagaagatgcaaaggaattcaggaaatatttgttaagaatgaaagagaagaatccgaatttcttttttgagctccaactcgaagaggatcaatcgattaagctggctttttgggccgatgcaagaagcagagccgcctttgagtattttggagacgtcatttcattcgacaccacctacaatacaaacaggtaacaaactgcccctgtttatgatgctaaattaatttatttttactaatccgcatcagaggtgtatattggctgtttcatTGGGTGTATGCGAAGCATTTGTTAAGGTGTaactaatgattttgcattctggaccatgataatttgtttcaggtataatttggtctgtggttcttttgtcggggtgaatcaccacggtcagtcaacatttctcggatgctctttgatgaagaacgaagaaattgaatcattcaaatggttatttcaaagctggcttcgttgcatgggaggaaacgctccgaaaaggtttctcaccgatcagtgcgcatccatgaaaagggctttagaggcctgtatgccaacaacagttcaccgctggtgtatttggcacatcatgaagaagattccaagcaaattaaacaggtacaagggacatgccgatatcgaacaagaaatgagccaagttgtttggaactctcacagcaaagactcattcgataggaattggaatgattttctgctgaattttggtcttgcggacaacaagtggctttcaggtaatgtctttttaaaatctacagcagaggtgtatattgcatGTTCCCTCGGGTGTATTTACAgcctgtgtttgggtgtattatgcagatctgtacgaagaccgtcacatatgggttcctatctatctggatcaccacttctgggcagggatgagaagcacacaaaggagcgagagcatgcattcattttttaacaagtatatcacccggaacagctcgcttattcagttcgtcaaacaatacgataattgcctcggaagcagggagcaagcagagagagaattagatgctgcagattttcatacgctcataccgtgtgcaaccaaatcctgcattgaagctcagtttcaagatgcgtacactcacgcaaagtttagggaagtccaagcgcaattcagaggaaaggcgaattgcatcacgagattaaagaattccgctctaggctatgggaaaaaatatacatggaatagaagttgttgataaatggcaaatatttacatcatttgttcaatttacaaactaccaagcagttggattacccagtttctatatcagcagaattaatctgacaaaacggacttAATAATAtagaggatggcttcgacagccttatagcactactctctctaattgcccgatctctctgtgtattcatctcactgaatagtatccgggaagcgtactccactctatagtggtccacctcctcctacaattaaaaagtatattctgtttaaacagcaatattaattcagtaaagtaatacagagttatatggttctaaagacagttacctgtggccaattatcccattgatacttcccctttttgatgttttaCGGCTCAATTAACTCCATCCACTTCATAACGTACAcagcgcagtcatagctgaaaacgaagaaaataaattacaaatctcatttacaaaagtttaatgttcagagtcacaaatttataccttgttttttggccagatattttaacatatggtgatttaatttccttctccCTCTCCCCTTTTTGAAGAGGTTCCCCGccggcatatgttatcaatcttgaaaatacgTATCCCTTAAATacgaaaacaaatcagtaatacacccgaatgaatggacaagatacacccaactgaatggacaatatacacccatcaGAACTAAAGaaatagacctatctattaaagtaaagaagacagaggcaacttacagtgaatttattaatggCCTTTCTCTCATCGGTGggagcttttttgtgtagcgggtcaagtatttgaCATTTTCGCTTTCTTGTATttatcagccataaccaccaatgccccGAGTAGCAGACAGgggcaaaaatctgaaggattgccacacgtgaacagtgtgttattttattttgcaaataagtaaataagcatactaacaaatttagcaaacgaaaacttacatatgggtgcgaagtcaattttttttctatctatgaagggaatgaaactcgggtaggcttccaccctgaattccttTTTCATTTTCGGTGATACGAATTCCCCGTTTGGGTGATCCGAAAGTGCCATGCACTGCAAGAATTGCGAAACAAGAAATAAAATACTAAACTTACACCCAATGGAACGTAATAAAGACACTCAaatcaatacagaaaatacacccaaagttcggagaagtaacacttaccacaatatcggggggagacagtatatttgttctttaaacctcttttcatttttgttgttgaggatgaggcagatggcagatacaatctagaaatatatgccaaaatcaattttacattaataagCATTGTAATTGACTTTGGTATAAAAagattaatgttattctaatattacctgagattctatatcactttttgcctggagggaggcaaggtgcattctcatcaaaatgtattctccttggccaatcagagtgcacatttcctcatactcgttagtattgccatctgcatcttccttcagtctcgtcccccagatgtagcacttttgtttcatatcatctggaatttgattcattcccccaggagtttcaaactttgcagaactttctcccccagtctccctctgaatttgtggacttGTGTTTTTCCCTTCGCCGCACTGCTTGCTATTCTTTGGACCAAACTGTCCAATTGTTCTATCAAATTCGCAGCTTCTGGAGATTTttccctttctgtctcctgcgttgacgccccctcctggcttgaatcagtcaatccaaggctgaatgatggcacccctggatctgttttaggaacataggacgctgtccgtgccatcatcaatagggcagcagcgtcttctgtgtctggatgactgcgtcatcatgtataagaataagaataagaataagaatatacggatgataagcaaagattgattttagtctgatgaacttacattttagttggagctgggggaaccgtgggtgtggtctcttgaagttgtttgggggtttcaggagtgctgcacagttacaaaaaattaatcacggcgtaaaaaaaactaatcaggaacaatatacacccaaactgttagctaatatacacccaaactctaaacaaatatacactcagtactatttcttacgtttctgtagtcccttcaatctgtagcataggggttggttcaaaatttgtctcagtggttgtttgggatgccggcacaaaaacctgaatcgggactctaaacaagaagaaaaatgaaaggttaacaacgcctttgaaaataataaggttataaggttgaaatattattggaaaactcacattgcaagcgcttccgacggtgtctgttccctcacaaccatcatattcgaatcagacGGACttaacctaaaatacacccaaagaaattcaagaaatacacccgaacaattcaaaaagaagacaggctttgtttttttgagaacttacatacttgcagtttttgcttttttttcctgccttttttttcttgaataaaataataaagggcttttttttctaaaaaaaatatatacagaattagaagtagaagggtaatagaagaacaaaagtaacggttatttgaaagaaaaaattacatgctctgtgatggctggtttacactactctgttctgtgtgtccttgagaggaaggagcatcacttcccaagttcacagccggtattctaaaacagatttgatgttattcagacaaaataagatacaggtataaaatatacccaaatgaatgcacaagatacaaccaaccgaatggacaatatacacccaacacaacaaacTTAATATCCCAACTTattaaacaacatacacccaacttgatccacaaaatacacccaaatggttccacaaaatacacccaaatcatgataacaagattttattaaataataaagcttcttacgtttcagacgacacatagcgaccttctgtcgatcgcaggtcaggtTGGTTCTCCCTgcaaaacaagaaacaattattagcatacaaaacacaccaaaatatgaaatagacagcccagcaagacatacccctctgcagcagatttatcaacATTTTGCCCTAGCCATTCATCTAGttcgtcacttgatatttcatatgtctcactacattcataaaagaagacgttaacaaaaataattacgatgatagacggtaatatagcttacgaggtactgtacccgtcaaagtattgatcttctttaggaggtgaatcctccacaacaacttttttcttttttggttgtgttctgggtggaaaaaaaaagagtaccaatcagaaataaaaaattaattttatcacagaatattatgcaaagaagtgcttacttttctggtgttgtttttgtttttttctttttcttctccttctctgcaggtgatgattcttcgctcctataagttaataatagacacttcagttaatacacgaaatctttataatgaagccaaaagaaaggagtaataatttcaggacattactcatcacttggttcagattcagattctgaatcagaatctaactcctcttgcctctgctttctttttctggagtccattctggaaggcaaacaatgattatttagaacatactaaaaatacacccaatgtgatcaacaaaatacacccaactcgaaaaagaaattacacccaagtatggtacttactttttcccctttttgctggggtgttttcttgctgaatcctctgagtcttgttgagtctcagactcagaggtagaagtgtcactgtcAGTAGCTGTTTCTGTCTCCAAAGACGATGTTggactcgccttccttttttttgttttttttatttcttgttttttttcttttttttttctttttttttcattttttctcttgctcttgtctccaccatcttcacaatcccctgaaacatgagatattttagctagcagcattcaggtaaataaaatacaaccaacatattatgtttacttaccaaaatttcctctCTTTCTGCAGTCATTTTTTCCACCAATTGCTCCTTAGTCCAGTTCGCAATCCAAggctttggtggtctttcagccctcttcttgcctttgttttctgaaagatgaaagtatattatcatcagggcaaagaggcagccatcaattaccttcttcttcttctcctggtagtctgtgatgcccttgATTATAAAGGTCAAAACATGTCCCCCCCAGTTTCTCTCCGAtatgccgtccatcttaaaaattggggccaggtgcacgggcgatattttgtttatcgtcgttggtaaaaggaacgccatctgtatgtagagaatgaatatcctcttgaacattagGCGTTCCTCTTCACTGCCAACGccgatttccatcatttcatcggtaagacttttgagggtcttaccctggaatcttctataaattattttgtcatcgtCAGAAAGTTGCTTATAGTCAACTTTCTCAGGAAACAGAtttcctacaaaaaggaaaacaacaaagtatcaaaaTCGGTTCAAACacacccaagcatcaaccttaaatacacccaagcatgaaCTTAATATACAACTATAATTTTGAgctagttacctgttgcattgatgccaagcgcatcacctattatctttggtgttatttggaaagaaccatatcctgtcttcagtttgttctccccaagtttgaagttgtttgccagttcccttaagagttggtgatccacccttagtggtgggatgtgcatcaaccctCCAAATCCGAGATCCCTGACAAttgccttcttctcctcagtcatgtttctgaacttatcactcaggagatgtgtggcacacttaaggtcctttgtttggtttcttgctgccattttgtctgaaacgaaaaatacacccaaagacatcagtaatatacacccatatatatgagtcagatacacccattaataacagtaagatacacccatagttatgattcagatacactcattgataacagtgagatacacccatagatatgattcagataaatccatatatatcagtcaggtatcactcaaacatgcttcaatatcaaattaattgAGATATTAGTAAGATACAtgcatatatgagtcagatacacccattgataacagtaagatacacctatatgtaagaatcagatacacccattgataacagtgagatacacccattgatattattcagatacatttatatatatcagtcagatatcagtcaaacatgcttcaatatcaagccacattacaagTTCAAGCAGTATTCACCCCCCAATCTACGGaataaacccccaaaaatcaacaacaatagCAGGAGAACTTATTACAAGAACgtagaacgacgtagaacttagaagaacAACGTAGAACTTggaagaacgacgtagaacttagaacagtgtaacaaagaagcaacaataatagtaaaccctagaagaacgacgtagaagaaaagtaaaatatacagtaaTCTTAAGGAACTTACATTGAGTGTTGTTACTTTGTTttctcttcagattcttcacggagattttgatgttgttttgatggaggtttcgaacaacgatttgtatattttgaactttgatttttgCTCGAAAATGGGAGCGTTTCCTTGTTTTCGAAGcgttttgagaagtggaagagtctgccatacgTAACCATTTGTGTTGAGCGCGTGATTTTGACGCGCCATGTTATGTTTCTTTATGCGCGTGTCTTCGatttgggctgggccaacttggATGCTTGtaaacttgtatgtgtagcaggcccgttaAGATTAGGGGTGAAAACAGGATAAGACAAGCTTTACTCCTAATAAGCCTAGTCTGTAAGGTAGTTAATTAGCTTAAATATTGTTTGCAGCCTATTATagcttaaattttaatattattttttggcAAATGTTAATGCgctccaaaaaaaataaaaaatggaataCTATTTGAACATCTAAATCTTAAGCCACAAAACTAAAATTTTGAAccctaaatcttaaattctaaattctacaTGCTTTAAATTTTAGTCATTAATGTCAAATATTTTGTTAAAGAGTGCAAAACTCTTTACTTAGTAAAAAACTTTAAAGATGactattttttcaatattttgaagtttaaacatatttattaaaaattttatattcctCAAAAAATAAGATATGTTTATAAATGTAACGacatatgtttatatatatatatatatatatagtgattaatttaaaatatttctaaaaatatactttaaaaatataataataaaaattgtttaaattttatatatattcaaataatTGGAACTATAAATCTTTTATGGTATCTCTAAAATGTGTCTTAGCATGACTGATGAGCGAAAATTAAAACTCATGAATGTTGACAAGTGTACTGAATTGTTCAAGTAATACTATGGTAAGTGGATATCGTTCTCACAAGGATTAGAGGATTGAACAAGCAATTATCAGATTAGAGAGAAGATAGAGAGTTTGAATGTTAATTTGAGAGAAGATAGTGATGGTAATAGTCAAGGGCTTCGGAGATGTTTATGCTTTTAGAGAAATCAAACCTTATTTACTTATCTTGAAGTTTGCAAAGATCTTTCACGAAAAATCTTTAGTAACTGATTTCCAATTTCTTGACTCCCCAGTTTCTCAAGCATTAATTAGTcttcaattaattaatcaagagaTTAAGCACAAAAATTGATTTTAGATTCAAATAAGATTTAAACACAGAATTATGTTACGTATTTAAACTAGTCTTGTCCAGTTAAATCTTAAAAGAAAACACAatttcaaaagttgttctaatccgaattatatgtcacttattcaaaattagagtgattgAAAATTATGTATGTGTCACATACTAATTGAACCATTATTCCTAGTCGAATTCAAAgagtcatgtgaaagagtttcaagctttaattcaattattaaatttttcaattataataaaagaattcaaaagagATTAGCATACCTTTCGATATTACTAATCGGAAAGAAGAACgaataactcaatcatgaaatagataaatacaaaactttaaaataaaataaacgtaGATTAATAATCCATAGAAAATATAAACAGAGCTCATAACCCTTTGACACAACATTACTTACCcatgaaaaagtaaaagaaaacaaaacaaaacaaaagagggAGAAAAGACACGTGAGGGATCCGAAGATCATCCCCTCGAATGTCTTCTCTTGTGAACCTTGTTCACTTTATTTATATCctaattctagaattcaaattcaaactaaactAATCTTATCTCTCGGAGAAGAAGATGAGATAATTATCATAAACTTATCTTTCGAATAAAAGATAAGCTAACTAATTTCTGACTGGTAAATTCAAAATTCAGaacaataattcaaatcaaatctAATAACTGAATCTCTTATGTTTctagaaaaattaataactaatcttcTAGAGTCTTCAATGTTTTGGATGTGACTAAGACTTCTATTCATGTGGATAATTAAGCTTGGgccttaattattattttttgagagTTGTAATTAGCTTAAAGTTGGGCTTGTATTAGAGGAAGTTGGGCAAAAGAGCCCAAAATTCACTTCCAACATCATCACTTCGCCGAAAGTGAAGCATTGGCCGCCGGGCGTGCTTGGAGGCTTGGAGGGGTCCGCCGGGCGCAGGGACAGGCCGCCGTACATGAGGGTCTTCCGCTAGGCGTGCTCCTTTGTCCGCCAGGCGTGGCTTCATGGGTGCCTTTAGGGCACGCTTTTGATTCCTTAGGTTACGATTTTGTtgtctttgtattttctttttggAAAAGCTTTCTTTCTTACTTGTTTTTGAGCCGAAAACTCCTGTAAATATAAAATCACTAACATAACtctaaatatttgattatttattaaattttattagaaaacataagaaatttaattaaaatctaaaaaaaatgaaaaaatactttaaaaatcgCTCAAGATGATATGttatcacaacactaaacttaaaattttgcttgtcctcaagcaaaaaaaaaaaaagattaacggagtttaatttaataaaaaagaattaaaaatcttttaagattgaaaacaaaaagTGGAATTTATGATAATCCTTGTAGTTACATTTGACTTCTCTTATCCTTCATGAATCTTGCATACTTAGGTTTTAGGaattttcaaaactaaaattCGAATTATATTATGAgaattcttttaaatttatattacttTTATGCAGTTTACTTCTTATTGGGATTATGAGAAAGATCTTTTACGTGCTTTTGACTCTTAGTGCTTTGTCACAAGGCAACTCGTAATGGACTTTTAATCGATAATCCTGAGCTAGTTGGCCTAAGTTAACAGGTGATAAAGAATCCCTCAGATATAATTATCCAAGTCTCTCCTTAACTcagtcacaccacaagcacataacTAGGGTTTTGTCCCAAACATCGATACATAGATCCTCTTTGGACTtcttaatattttgttttaaggCAAATTTTTAAGCAGGCTTTCAATAGATAATTTCGGTCTAGTTGGCCTAAGTTATTGGGTGATAAAGCACCACTCAGATTTACTAGCCCAAGTCTATCCTTAAAACAGAAATATCATAGGCACATAACTGGGTCCTAATAATTGGTGTTTAAAGCCTTAGAACTTTTGAT is drawn from Arachis hypogaea cultivar Tifrunner chromosome 12, arahy.Tifrunner.gnm2.J5K5, whole genome shotgun sequence and contains these coding sequences:
- the LOC112727449 gene encoding protein FAR-RED IMPAIRED RESPONSE 1, producing the protein MKEKNPNFFFELQLEEDQSIKLAFWADARSRAAFEYFGDVISFDTTYNTNRYNLVCGSFVGVNHHGQSTFLGCSLMKNEEIESFKWLFQSWLRCMGGNAPKRFLTDQCASMKRALEACMPTTVHRWCIWHIMKKIPSKLNRYKGHADIEQEMSQVVWNSHSKDSFDRNWNDFLLNFGLADNKWLSDLYEDRHIWVPIYLDHHFWAGMRSTQRSESMHSFFNKYITRNSSLIQFVKQYDNCLGSREQAERELDAADFHTLIPCATKSCIEAQFQDAYTHAKFREVQAQFRGKANCITRLKNSALGYGKKYTWNRSC